A genomic window from Carassius auratus strain Wakin unplaced genomic scaffold, ASM336829v1 scaf_tig00036937, whole genome shotgun sequence includes:
- the LOC113082827 gene encoding carcinoembryonic antigen-related cell adhesion molecule 21-like: protein MFSLIVSEIYKTDLLEGTSCTIKLQTRNTDKSNEIKWTHLSSDAVIQRKNGKIRKNTPGLTMEEDGSLTFESVSLKNSGRYTYSVFNNDGTQLDAGEKEIKVYANAPKPTVKINNKDGITTLTCDFRHRTDLTVSWYKEDNIIQNENNSELLLTSAQAQENKTYSCSVSNPVSNEKSDSITVSCDPGPRLLPILFGFDFWVMVSILAGSGALLLLLLCILIICACRSCRQSKQHQKDEKEFRLKNLQAPAPIKTDPDTVETSLQLTT, encoded by the exons ATGTTTTCTCTTATAGTTTCAGAGATATATAAAACAGATCTACTCGAGGGAACGTCCTGCACCATAAAGCTTCAAACAAGAAACACTGACAAATCTAATGAGATCAAATGGACCCATCTCTCTAGTGATGCTGTGATTCAGAGGAAAAATGGGAAGATCAGGAAAAACACTCCAGGTCTAACAATGGAAGAAGATGGATCATTAACATTTGAAAGTGTTAGTCTGAAGAACAGCGGCAGATATACATACTCTGTTTTTAATAATGACGGTACACAGCTTGATGCTGGAGAAAAGGAAATTAAGGTTTATG CAAACGCTCCTAAACCTACTGTGAAGATCAACAACAAAGATGGGATCACTACTCTCACCTGTGACTTTAGACACCGTACAGATCTGACTGTATCCTGGTATAAAGAAGATAATATCATCCAGAATGAAAACAACTCAGAACTTCTCTTGACATCTGCTCAAGCACAGGAGAATAAAACGTACTCCTGCAGTGTGAGCAATCCTGTCAGCAATGAGAAAAGTGATAGCATTACAGTTTCAT GCGACCCAGGTCCCAGATTATTACCCATATTATTTGGCTTTGATTTCTGGGTAATGGTGAGTATTTTAGCAGGTTCAGGAGCCCTTCTTCTGCTGCTGCTATGTATTCTTATCATCTGTGCATGTCGAAGCTGTAGACAAAGCAAGCAGCACCAAAAAG ATGAGAAGGAGTTCAGACTGAAGAATCTTCAAGCTCCAGCTCCTATTAAAACAGATCCAGACACAGTGGAAACATCTTTACAACTGACAACTTAA
- the LOC113082826 gene encoding CD48 antigen-like, whose translation MSLRCLLLVVVCVVFITTEAVSGQEVNVFGEVGGTVSFGPTSLNPSVSSIIWKHRKNGGSVMKAIEWDIEDGFSIPHPRFRDITTLDEKTGQITITHLNAEHRGLYAIDINSKEQEQRFKLEVLEPVPKPEIKIEKIEMNPNAVYLICEYSETIIWKNSAGETLKGSPQSPKGELIKVEKQGNPDFFYTCTLENAVSEKTSDPVYERNLFKDLRGFVIWIATVSISMVFIILFLFIPPCCHAIRG comes from the exons atgtctcTACGATGTTTGCTGTTGGTCGTCGTCTGCGTTGTGTTCATCACCACAGAAGCTGTTTCAG GTCAAGAAGTGAATGTATTTGGTGAAGTCGGTGGTACAGTGTCTTTTGGTCCGACCAGCTTAAATCCTTCTGTCAGCAGCATTATATGGAAACACAGAAAGAATGGTGGATCTGTTATGAAAGCGATTGAATGGGATATTGAAGATGGTTTTTCCATCCCGCATCCGAGATTCAGAGACATCACGACTCTTGATGAGAAAACTGGACAGATCACTATAACTCATTTAAATGCTGAACATCGTGGACTTTATGCCATTGACATCAACAGTAAAGAACAGGAACAAAGATTCAAGTTGGAAGTGTTGG agCCGGTCCCCAAACCTGAGATAAAAATAGAGAAGATTGAAATGAACCCTAATGCTGTGTATTTAATATGTGAGTACAGTGAAACAATAATCTGGAAGAATTCAGCTGGAGAAACACTGAAGGGTTCACCCCAGAGTCCAAAAGGAGAATTAATCAAAGTTGAAAAACAAGGAAATCCAGATTTCTTCTACACATGCACACTCGAGAATGCAGTGAGTGAGAAAACCAGTGATCCGGTCTATGAGAGAAATCTGTTTAAAG atTTACGAGGATTTGTTATTTGGATTGCCACTGTTTCAATCAGCATGGTTTTTATCATCCTTTTCCTGTTTATACCACCTTGTTGTCACG CAATAAGAGGCTGA